Proteins found in one Nitratiruptor sp. SB155-2 genomic segment:
- a CDS encoding phosphoglycerate kinase has product MMNIKSIKDLDLKPGNSVFIRCDFNVPLDEYGNITDDRRIREALPTIRYCLDNDCKIVLGSHLGRPKGFDEKYSLKPVAKRLHTLLKQDIIMAQDVVGEDAKAKFTKLQPGEILLLENLRFEPGETKNDEEFAKKLSQFGEFYVNDAFGVSHRAHASVEAITRFYDQDHKAAGFLLLKEIKYLYKILENPTRPFMAIVGGSKVSGKLGALINLLPKVDKLIIGGAMAFTFLKALGYEVGKSLVEDDLIEEAKNILNQAKNNGVKLYLPVDFVVAPELDPNAPVKYVTFQEIPKTWMGLDIGPASTRLFKEALDEVQTIIWNGPMGVFEIDKFARGSIKLANFVAESFATKIIGGGDTASLISKAGVVDEMTFISTGGGASLELLEGKELPGIKALEVGAS; this is encoded by the coding sequence ATCATGAACATAAAATCGATTAAAGATCTCGATCTCAAACCCGGCAATTCTGTATTTATCCGTTGCGATTTTAATGTTCCATTGGATGAGTATGGCAACATTACAGACGATAGAAGAATCAGAGAAGCCCTCCCGACAATTCGCTACTGCCTCGATAATGACTGCAAAATAGTCCTTGGGAGCCATCTTGGACGACCGAAAGGATTTGATGAAAAGTACTCTTTGAAGCCTGTTGCGAAAAGGCTCCATACCCTTTTGAAACAAGATATCATTATGGCCCAAGATGTAGTGGGTGAAGATGCAAAAGCGAAATTTACCAAACTTCAACCCGGTGAAATTTTACTCCTTGAAAATCTTCGTTTTGAGCCGGGCGAGACGAAAAATGATGAGGAGTTTGCGAAAAAACTGAGTCAGTTTGGAGAGTTTTATGTCAATGATGCCTTTGGTGTTAGCCATAGAGCCCATGCATCTGTGGAAGCTATCACACGATTTTACGATCAAGATCATAAAGCGGCAGGATTTTTGCTTTTGAAAGAGATCAAATATCTCTATAAAATTTTGGAAAACCCCACAAGACCGTTTATGGCGATTGTAGGTGGAAGCAAGGTTTCAGGAAAACTCGGCGCTTTGATCAATCTTTTGCCAAAAGTGGACAAGCTGATCATCGGTGGAGCGATGGCTTTTACCTTTTTGAAAGCTTTGGGATACGAGGTGGGGAAAAGTTTGGTAGAGGATGATTTGATAGAAGAAGCGAAAAATATTTTAAATCAAGCCAAAAATAACGGAGTGAAGCTTTATCTTCCTGTCGATTTTGTCGTGGCACCCGAACTTGATCCAAACGCCCCGGTAAAATATGTTACCTTCCAAGAGATTCCAAAGACATGGATGGGGCTTGATATCGGCCCGGCCTCCACGAGACTCTTTAAAGAAGCACTCGATGAGGTGCAAACGATCATATGGAATGGTCCGATGGGGGTTTTTGAGATCGATAAATTTGCGCGAGGTAGTATAAAACTGGCCAATTTCGTGGCAGAAAGCTTTGCGACCAAGATCATCGGAGGTGGAGATACGGCAAGTTTGATCAGTAAAGCTGGCGTAGTGGATGAGATGACATTTATTTCAACTGGTGGTGGAGCGAGCCTTGAACTTTTGGAAGGAAAAGAGCTTCCAGGTATCAAAGCGTTGGAAGTAGG
- the gap gene encoding type I glyceraldehyde-3-phosphate dehydrogenase encodes MAVRIGINGFGRIGRAVARNLFQREEFELVAINDLMDTSMMAYLLQYDSVHGPFAYAVEALNEKRLRIDGKEVFVSHASSPKEIPFPQVDVLIESTGRFLSSDLVSKHLRYAKKVIISAPATDETATFVYGVNHQDYKGEEIISNASCTTNCLAPIAKLIDEAYGIEKGLMTTIHSYTIDQNLLDSDHKRDIRRSRAAAVNMVPTTTGAAKAIHRVLPNLQGRLHGRSVRVPVPDVSLMDLDLHLKKSTTKEELNELFIEASQGAMKGILGVDDSFMVSQDVVGKSFSSIVALDLTQVIGADMVKVMSWYDNEWGYANRLLDMAHFITKEYHEHKID; translated from the coding sequence ATGGCTGTACGCATAGGGATCAACGGTTTTGGGCGTATCGGAAGAGCAGTAGCAAGGAATCTTTTCCAAAGAGAGGAGTTTGAACTTGTGGCCATCAACGATTTGATGGATACGTCAATGATGGCATATCTTTTGCAATACGATTCCGTCCATGGCCCATTTGCTTACGCCGTAGAGGCTTTAAATGAAAAGAGACTCAGGATTGATGGAAAAGAGGTTTTTGTTTCCCACGCTTCATCACCAAAAGAGATTCCCTTCCCACAGGTAGATGTCCTTATCGAATCGACCGGCCGATTTTTAAGCAGCGATCTTGTTTCAAAGCATCTTCGCTATGCAAAAAAAGTGATTATCTCAGCTCCTGCAACAGATGAGACGGCCACCTTTGTATATGGAGTCAATCATCAAGACTACAAGGGCGAAGAGATCATCTCCAATGCAAGCTGCACCACCAATTGCCTCGCTCCAATTGCAAAGTTGATCGATGAAGCCTATGGCATTGAAAAAGGGCTCATGACAACGATTCATAGCTATACGATTGATCAAAATCTTCTTGACAGCGACCATAAACGAGATATCAGACGATCCCGTGCAGCTGCTGTGAATATGGTGCCTACGACGACAGGAGCTGCAAAAGCGATCCATAGGGTTTTGCCAAATTTACAAGGCAGACTCCATGGAAGAAGCGTTCGGGTCCCAGTGCCTGATGTGTCGTTGATGGATCTGGATCTCCATCTCAAAAAAAGTACAACGAAAGAGGAGCTAAACGAGCTTTTTATCGAAGCGTCACAAGGAGCAATGAAAGGGATACTGGGAGTCGATGATTCTTTCATGGTTTCGCAAGATGTGGTGGGGAAAAGCTTTAGCAGTATCGTAGCCCTGGATCTTACCCAGGTCATAGGCGCTGATATGGTAAAAGTCATGAGCTGGTATGACAATGAATGGGGATATGCCAATCGCCTTTTGGATATGGCGCACTTTATAACAAAGGAGTATCATGAACATAAAATCGATTAA
- the nadD gene encoding nicotinate (nicotinamide) nucleotide adenylyltransferase, whose protein sequence is MKIAIFGGSFDPPHKGHIAIVKRALEELDIDYVIIVPTYLNPFKTSFQASPSLRLRWLRKIFLPYNRVKICDYEVRKGRPTYAIETVEFLRRKYAPKKLYYIIGSDNLPTLHKWHKYQKLSHLVQFVVATRKGYKVPKKYKMIEVHEDISSTELRIHPKKRYLPPIVAEEIIRFYRS, encoded by the coding sequence ATGAAAATAGCAATTTTTGGTGGGAGTTTCGATCCACCCCATAAAGGTCATATAGCAATTGTAAAAAGGGCCCTTGAAGAACTGGATATAGACTATGTGATCATTGTTCCAACTTATCTCAATCCTTTCAAAACATCTTTTCAAGCTTCTCCATCGCTTCGTTTACGATGGCTAAGAAAGATATTTTTGCCCTATAACCGAGTCAAAATTTGCGACTATGAAGTCCGAAAAGGTCGACCGACCTATGCCATAGAGACGGTGGAGTTTTTACGCAGAAAATATGCTCCAAAAAAGCTTTATTACATCATAGGAAGCGACAATCTCCCGACGCTTCACAAATGGCACAAATATCAAAAACTATCCCATCTTGTACAGTTCGTCGTCGCAACAAGAAAAGGGTACAAAGTACCCAAAAAGTATAAAATGATAGAGGTCCATGAAGATATCAGTTCTACTGAACTAAGAATTCATCCGAAAAAACGCTATTTGCCACCAATAGTGGCAGAAGAGATTATTCGTTTTTACCGCTCATAA
- the rsfS gene encoding ribosome silencing factor — protein sequence MGIEKRAKRIKEVIEDKKGENVEIIDTSKGDYFVDRVIVGTSLSDRHTAALLDHLKEKLKPEGEEFLKVQEGEEWIVIDLGDILIHLMTDAYRQKYRIEDFLKELMSGKNE from the coding sequence GTGGGAATCGAAAAAAGAGCAAAACGCATTAAAGAGGTGATCGAAGATAAAAAAGGGGAGAATGTCGAGATTATCGATACTTCCAAAGGAGACTATTTTGTCGATCGTGTGATTGTGGGAACATCTCTAAGCGACAGGCATACAGCGGCACTTCTGGATCACCTCAAAGAGAAACTGAAACCTGAAGGTGAGGAGTTTTTGAAGGTGCAGGAGGGGGAGGAGTGGATTGTCATCGATCTTGGCGATATCCTCATTCATCTTATGACCGATGCATATCGGCAAAAATATCGCATTGAAGATTTTTTAAAAGAGCTTATGAGCGGTAAAAACGAATAA
- the argS gene encoding arginine--tRNA ligase has translation MKKRVQSELSKLSDKSIILEKPRDRQFGHYATPIAFSLAKELRRSPMQIADELAKSFESSSIFEKVEPIKGYVNFKLSESFLDEYATWALKNESEFGKDEQGETILLEFVSANPTGPLHIGHARGAVLGEALSRLGKHLGNEIVKEYYINDAGNQIYLLGLSIYLAAKEELGQEVQWPQEYYRGDYIKDLAKEAIEEFGKEAFSDESLIDKLSEWGKEKMMELIVSNLAAVDIKFDHFVSEKALYEKWDEVFAILKEHDAVYEKDSKVWLKSSEYGDEKDRVVVREDGRPTYLAGDIIYHYDKFKRGFDRYINIWGADHHGYIARVKAAIKFLGFDPDKLEVLLAQMVSLLKGGEPYKMSKRAGNFILMSEVVEEIGADALKFMFLSKKADTHLEFDVDMLKKEDASNPVYYINYAHARINSVLEKAGKSAGEVIDTPLKDLNEDAKDLLFEALILPEIIEDAFAKRELQRLTDYLKALAAQFHSFYNKHKVIGSEYEDRYLKLFLVVALSIRVGLRLLGIEAKKRM, from the coding sequence TTGAAAAAAAGAGTTCAGTCAGAACTTTCAAAACTGAGTGATAAGAGTATAATCCTTGAAAAACCAAGAGATAGACAGTTTGGACACTATGCGACGCCGATCGCTTTTTCTTTAGCCAAAGAGCTTCGAAGATCCCCTATGCAAATTGCCGATGAATTGGCCAAATCCTTCGAAAGCAGTTCTATCTTTGAGAAGGTGGAGCCTATCAAAGGGTATGTCAATTTCAAACTGAGTGAATCTTTCTTGGATGAGTATGCGACATGGGCACTCAAAAACGAATCGGAATTTGGCAAAGACGAGCAGGGAGAAACTATTTTACTCGAATTTGTCAGTGCAAATCCTACGGGTCCTTTGCACATAGGTCATGCCAGAGGAGCCGTGCTTGGTGAAGCTCTTTCGAGGTTGGGAAAACATCTGGGCAATGAGATCGTCAAAGAGTACTATATCAACGATGCAGGTAACCAGATCTATCTTCTTGGGCTATCTATCTATCTTGCAGCCAAAGAGGAACTGGGCCAGGAGGTGCAGTGGCCCCAGGAGTACTACCGGGGTGATTACATCAAGGATTTGGCAAAAGAGGCAATAGAGGAGTTTGGCAAAGAGGCTTTTAGTGACGAATCCTTGATAGACAAGCTCAGCGAATGGGGCAAAGAGAAGATGATGGAACTGATCGTTTCCAATTTGGCTGCAGTCGATATCAAGTTTGACCACTTTGTCAGCGAGAAAGCGTTATATGAGAAATGGGATGAGGTTTTTGCCATACTCAAAGAGCATGATGCCGTGTATGAAAAAGATAGCAAAGTATGGCTCAAATCGAGTGAATATGGAGACGAAAAAGATAGAGTCGTCGTTCGTGAAGATGGTAGACCAACCTATCTAGCCGGAGATATCATCTACCACTATGACAAATTCAAACGGGGCTTTGATCGCTATATCAATATCTGGGGAGCGGATCATCATGGATATATCGCAAGAGTGAAAGCGGCTATAAAATTTTTGGGATTTGATCCAGACAAATTGGAAGTACTGCTGGCGCAGATGGTCTCTTTGCTCAAAGGTGGTGAACCATACAAGATGAGCAAGCGTGCCGGAAACTTTATTCTGATGAGCGAGGTAGTGGAAGAGATTGGGGCGGATGCCTTGAAATTTATGTTTTTAAGTAAAAAGGCCGATACCCATCTGGAGTTTGATGTGGATATGCTCAAAAAAGAGGATGCTTCCAATCCTGTATACTACATCAATTATGCTCACGCGAGAATCAACTCTGTTTTGGAAAAAGCCGGTAAGAGTGCAGGGGAAGTGATCGATACGCCATTGAAAGATCTCAATGAGGATGCGAAAGATCTTTTGTTCGAAGCGTTGATTTTGCCAGAAATTATCGAAGATGCCTTCGCAAAAAGAGAGCTGCAACGTCTGACCGATTACCTCAAGGCTCTTGCAGCCCAGTTTCACAGTTTTTACAACAAGCATAAAGTGATCGGTTCAGAATATGAAGACCGCTATCTCAAACTTTTTTTGGTGGTAGCTCTTTCCATACGAGTTGGATTGAGACTGCTTGGAATCGAAGCGAAAAAAAGGATGTAG
- a CDS encoding twin-arginine translocase TatA/TatE family subunit produces the protein MGMPSMPELLIILLIVVLLFGAKKIPELAKGLGSGIKNFKKAMKEDEEEVATENKKEIEEKTTASTTKTTADQDTTKA, from the coding sequence ATGGGTATGCCAAGTATGCCGGAACTTCTGATCATTTTGTTGATCGTTGTACTACTGTTTGGAGCAAAAAAGATTCCAGAACTGGCAAAAGGGTTGGGAAGCGGAATCAAAAATTTCAAAAAAGCGATGAAAGAGGATGAGGAAGAGGTTGCTACAGAGAATAAAAAAGAGATTGAAGAGAAAACCACTGCTTCCACTACAAAAACGACTGCAGATCAAGATACTACAAAAGCGTAA
- the gmk gene encoding guanylate kinase yields MFQKGALLVISGPSGAGKSTLIKTIVEHIPDVYFSISTTTRPKRPGEVDGKDYYFVSKEEFEKEIEAGMFLEWANVHGNYYGTSLRPVKQAVEEGKLVLFDIDVQGFDSIKKSQFSSLVTSVFVTTPTMRELRIRLETRGTDDEETIQKRLQNALKEMEWMPQFDFILINEKLEQSKELILAIAKAARLRRDNEEIEAFIEQWRKTD; encoded by the coding sequence ATGTTTCAAAAAGGTGCCTTACTTGTCATTTCAGGTCCAAGTGGAGCGGGAAAGAGTACGCTTATTAAAACGATTGTAGAGCATATTCCTGATGTCTATTTTAGCATTTCTACGACTACCCGTCCGAAACGTCCCGGTGAAGTTGATGGGAAAGATTACTATTTCGTCTCGAAAGAGGAGTTTGAAAAAGAGATAGAAGCCGGAATGTTTTTGGAATGGGCCAATGTACACGGCAACTACTACGGTACCTCTTTGCGACCTGTGAAACAGGCGGTAGAAGAGGGGAAACTTGTCCTTTTCGATATCGATGTCCAGGGATTCGATTCTATCAAAAAAAGCCAGTTTTCTTCTTTGGTGACATCGGTGTTTGTAACGACGCCGACAATGAGGGAGTTGCGTATTCGCCTGGAGACCCGAGGGACAGATGATGAAGAGACGATACAAAAACGGTTGCAAAACGCTCTCAAAGAGATGGAGTGGATGCCACAATTTGATTTTATCTTGATCAATGAAAAGTTGGAACAATCCAAAGAGCTAATTTTGGCAATTGCAAAAGCGGCTAGACTAAGACGAGATAACGAAGAGATCGAGGCTTTTATCGAGCAGTGGAGAAAAACTGATTAG
- a CDS encoding phospholipase D-like domain-containing protein — translation MRFLIILFLGLSLYAQSLYFLPFEAKAAKIELLRKIDHANHEITVAIYSFTHKTIAKHLKKAAKRGVHVLIIADEEQNTNNPYSQIGYLQKYKNIDVYTIKGKYNKKRDYFGKMHMKLAIIDQKWLIFGSANWSYSAFSKNYEMLYFVKDYALAKKAKKMFERVLRKAKPY, via the coding sequence ATGCGTTTTTTGATCATTCTGTTTTTGGGTCTATCGCTCTATGCTCAATCGCTCTATTTTCTTCCTTTCGAAGCTAAAGCGGCCAAGATAGAACTCTTACGAAAAATTGATCATGCCAATCATGAAATAACCGTTGCTATATACAGCTTTACGCACAAAACCATAGCAAAACATCTCAAAAAGGCCGCAAAAAGAGGTGTACATGTTCTCATTATAGCGGATGAAGAGCAAAACACGAACAACCCCTACTCGCAAATAGGCTATCTACAAAAATATAAAAATATCGATGTCTATACGATCAAAGGAAAATATAACAAAAAAAGAGACTACTTTGGGAAAATGCATATGAAGTTGGCCATCATAGATCAAAAATGGCTCATATTTGGTTCAGCTAACTGGAGCTATTCTGCATTTAGCAAAAATTATGAAATGCTGTACTTTGTGAAAGATTACGCTTTGGCCAAAAAGGCGAAGAAGATGTTTGAAAGAGTGCTCCGCAAAGCGAAGCCCTACTGA
- the rplS gene encoding 50S ribosomal protein L19, giving the protein MRNRYIEHFEKAQLEQKSVPEFKAGDTVRVAVEIKEGDKTRIQNFEGVCIAIRGEGTGKTFTVRKIGANNIGVERIFPLYSDSIKDIKVVRRGRVRRSKLYYLRERKGKAARIKELR; this is encoded by the coding sequence ATGAGAAATAGATATATCGAGCATTTCGAAAAAGCTCAGCTTGAGCAAAAAAGTGTACCTGAATTCAAAGCGGGTGATACAGTACGAGTAGCGGTAGAGATCAAAGAGGGCGACAAAACAAGAATCCAGAACTTTGAAGGTGTATGTATCGCGATTCGAGGAGAAGGAACAGGAAAGACATTTACCGTTCGAAAAATTGGAGCGAACAATATCGGTGTTGAGAGAATTTTCCCTCTTTACAGCGATAGTATCAAAGATATCAAGGTTGTTCGAAGAGGACGTGTTCGAAGAAGCAAACTCTACTATTTGCGAGAAAGAAAAGGAAAAGCGGCTCGAATCAAAGAGCTTCGCTAA
- the trmD gene encoding tRNA (guanosine(37)-N1)-methyltransferase TrmD, whose protein sequence is MKITYLTLFPNLMRCYFEDSILKRALEKKLFEIEFIDYRAFSHNKHKKVDRYKIGGGAGMLLEPRPIADALEFIKKKESWVVFTTPVAKRFTQKDAKRLAHKKHIVFVNGRYEGFDERLIEIYADEVFSIGDFILTGGELASLVMSDAIVRNIPGVLGNSASLEEESFEGDLLEAPSFTKPDVFKGKAVIKEFLKGNHSKISALKYQLARLRTKYYRPDKRIEDEK, encoded by the coding sequence ATGAAGATTACCTATCTTACGCTTTTCCCAAATCTAATGCGTTGCTATTTTGAAGATTCCATTTTAAAGCGGGCTTTAGAAAAAAAGCTTTTTGAAATAGAGTTTATCGATTATAGAGCATTTAGTCATAATAAACATAAAAAAGTGGATCGTTATAAAATAGGTGGTGGTGCGGGAATGCTGCTTGAGCCCAGACCCATTGCCGATGCTTTGGAATTCATTAAAAAGAAAGAGAGTTGGGTTGTCTTTACTACTCCCGTAGCCAAAAGATTTACCCAAAAAGATGCAAAGCGGCTGGCGCATAAAAAACATATTGTTTTTGTCAATGGGCGGTACGAAGGATTTGATGAGCGACTTATCGAAATCTATGCGGATGAGGTTTTTAGCATTGGTGATTTTATACTGACCGGTGGTGAGCTGGCTTCTTTGGTGATGAGTGATGCGATAGTCCGCAATATCCCTGGAGTCCTAGGCAATAGTGCATCTTTGGAAGAGGAGAGCTTTGAGGGGGATCTTTTGGAAGCGCCTTCGTTCACGAAGCCAGATGTTTTCAAAGGTAAAGCAGTCATTAAAGAGTTTTTAAAGGGAAACCATAGTAAAATTAGCGCCTTAAAATACCAGTTGGCACGTCTGAGAACGAAATACTACAGACCCGATAAAAGGATAGAGGATGAGAAATAG
- the rimM gene encoding ribosome maturation factor RimM (Essential for efficient processing of 16S rRNA), which yields MKKLTVARLGRTVGLHGDMKLHILTDFPEQFQKGSTFESDRGSLTIESVNPARGTVKFQGIDSVDEAKKYTNAYLYSDEETTKKSFPLGEDEYFWFDILGCDVFEEGKRLGKVVDIQRLPAGDYLLVETDKSFVDMKKAKSFLIPFLDMFIEDVHLDQKRIDTKGAQDILEAS from the coding sequence GTGAAAAAACTCACGGTTGCGCGATTGGGAAGAACCGTTGGTCTCCATGGAGATATGAAACTCCATATTCTTACCGATTTTCCTGAGCAGTTTCAAAAAGGGTCCACTTTTGAGAGTGATCGAGGCTCTTTAACGATTGAATCTGTCAATCCCGCTCGAGGTACCGTGAAATTTCAAGGTATCGATTCAGTGGATGAAGCGAAAAAGTATACTAACGCCTATCTTTACAGTGATGAAGAGACGACAAAAAAGAGCTTTCCTCTTGGAGAAGATGAGTACTTTTGGTTCGATATTTTAGGATGTGACGTTTTTGAAGAGGGAAAAAGGCTAGGAAAGGTTGTCGATATTCAAAGGCTCCCTGCTGGTGATTATCTTTTGGTTGAAACGGATAAGAGTTTTGTAGATATGAAAAAAGCAAAATCCTTTTTAATTCCTTTTTTGGATATGTTTATCGAAGATGTGCATCTTGATCAAAAAAGGATCGATACCAAAGGTGCACAAGATATCCTAGAAGCTTCATGA
- a CDS encoding KH domain-containing protein, with translation MVQDFIREYAKLLANHPEDIEVVVDQVNETYAQITIYANKADAGKIIGKEGKMIGAIKTVISGCKAKDGVSYKVNVQPKE, from the coding sequence ATGGTACAAGATTTTATTCGGGAGTATGCCAAGCTCTTGGCAAACCATCCCGAGGATATAGAAGTAGTCGTGGATCAGGTCAATGAAACATATGCCCAGATCACGATCTATGCAAATAAAGCCGATGCCGGTAAGATTATCGGAAAAGAGGGCAAAATGATCGGTGCCATCAAAACGGTAATATCCGGCTGCAAAGCAAAAGATGGAGTAAGCTACAAAGTCAACGTTCAACCCAAGGAGTAA
- the rpsP gene encoding 30S ribosomal protein S16, which produces MVVIRLARFGRKKRPFYRIVVTDSRKRRDSGWIESIGYYNPLTDPVTVKIDEERLNYWLGVGAKMSERVKKLSGK; this is translated from the coding sequence ATGGTAGTTATAAGACTGGCACGTTTTGGAAGAAAAAAACGACCTTTTTACAGAATCGTTGTAACAGACAGTAGAAAAAGACGAGACAGTGGCTGGATCGAAAGTATCGGTTATTACAACCCATTGACAGATCCTGTAACTGTAAAAATCGATGAAGAGCGATTGAACTACTGGCTTGGCGTAGGCGCCAAAATGAGTGAACGGGTCAAAAAACTCTCTGGAAAGTAA
- the ffh gene encoding signal recognition particle protein: MFETLSNSFTSAIKKIRFKDDEKALKKALTELKKSLLKSDVHHKVVKELLQKVELDTKAAGIGRDTFLQALQKNLTEILTAPGAKQGFVYASKPPTVVLMTGLQGSGKTTTSGKLANYLKLRGKKVLLVAADLQRLAAVEQLRQIASQIEVDFFGEDDQKDPVKVVNDALKLAREKLYDVVIIDTAGRLAIDEALMEELKKVKEAAHPDEVFYVADSLTGQDAVRSAAKFNEDVGITGVILTKYDGDAKGGVALSLAHQIGVPLRFIGTGEKMPDLEVFIPERITNRLMGAGDIESLAEKTAAVIDEKQAKKISKKIAKGKFNFEDFLEQLESIKKMGSLKSLISMIPGMGNMAKAIKDLDLENSKEIKKIKAMINSMTPKERKDPDLILKNNSRKKRIAQGAGLSPQEVNKILKQFNNAAKFAKKFAGKKGMQDIQNMMKQMGGGGMPPIR, from the coding sequence TTGTTTGAAACGCTTTCGAACTCGTTTACCAGTGCCATCAAAAAGATTCGTTTCAAAGATGATGAAAAAGCACTGAAAAAAGCGCTTACCGAGCTGAAAAAGAGCCTACTGAAATCCGATGTGCACCATAAAGTCGTAAAAGAACTACTTCAAAAAGTTGAACTCGATACAAAAGCGGCTGGAATCGGGCGAGATACTTTTTTGCAAGCGCTTCAAAAAAATCTAACTGAAATCCTTACAGCTCCTGGGGCAAAACAGGGATTTGTCTATGCATCAAAACCTCCTACAGTCGTTTTGATGACTGGGCTTCAAGGAAGCGGTAAAACGACTACTTCCGGAAAACTTGCAAACTATCTCAAACTGCGAGGGAAAAAAGTTCTTTTGGTAGCTGCCGATCTACAACGGCTTGCTGCTGTGGAGCAGCTTCGACAGATAGCATCCCAGATTGAAGTGGATTTTTTTGGTGAAGATGACCAAAAAGATCCGGTTAAAGTAGTGAATGATGCTTTGAAACTGGCACGCGAAAAACTCTATGATGTAGTTATCATCGATACGGCCGGTCGTCTTGCCATCGATGAAGCATTGATGGAGGAGCTCAAAAAGGTTAAAGAAGCGGCTCATCCGGATGAAGTTTTTTATGTGGCAGACTCTTTGACCGGTCAGGATGCCGTTCGAAGTGCAGCAAAATTCAATGAAGATGTTGGTATTACCGGCGTTATTTTGACCAAGTATGATGGGGATGCAAAAGGAGGCGTAGCCCTTTCGCTTGCCCATCAAATTGGTGTGCCTTTACGATTTATCGGGACTGGTGAAAAGATGCCAGACCTAGAAGTGTTTATTCCTGAACGTATCACGAATCGATTGATGGGGGCCGGTGATATCGAATCTTTGGCAGAAAAAACGGCTGCCGTTATCGATGAGAAACAGGCCAAAAAGATCAGTAAAAAGATCGCGAAAGGGAAATTCAACTTTGAAGATTTCCTCGAGCAGTTAGAGTCTATTAAAAAGATGGGAAGTCTCAAAAGTCTTATCTCTATGATCCCAGGTATGGGAAATATGGCAAAAGCCATTAAAGATTTGGATCTTGAGAACTCAAAAGAGATCAAAAAGATCAAAGCGATGATCAACTCCATGACACCGAAAGAGCGCAAAGATCCGGATCTCATTTTGAAAAACAACTCAAGAAAAAAACGAATTGCCCAGGGAGCTGGGCTGAGTCCGCAAGAAGTGAACAAAATCTTGAAACAGTTCAACAACGCAGCGAAATTTGCCAAAAAGTTTGCTGGTAAAAAAGGAATGCAAGATATTCAAAACATGATGAAACAGATGGGTGGTGGAGGCATGCCACCAATTCGGTGA
- a CDS encoding RluA family pseudouridine synthase → MKEKAYKVLAQQLGISNKKAKELIDRGLVYVGDKKVVIARGLIDTDTKFRIKRIEKPEILFEDEKILAINKPAHITSEEIKEDSGYELLHRLDKETSGVLLLVKNEAFRKKAIEEFRKSRVYKEYVAWVEGIVAEPYEIDYPILTIKKDGKAKSRLSASKGKPAKTYVEPLEIHGKKSKVKAVIETGRTHQIRVHLARTDHPILGDTLYGGKPWKRMMLHAKRIKLFDYEFEAPEPKDFDIQ, encoded by the coding sequence ATGAAAGAGAAAGCCTATAAGGTCCTGGCCCAGCAACTTGGCATCTCCAACAAAAAAGCAAAAGAGCTGATCGATCGAGGTCTTGTATATGTGGGAGATAAAAAGGTTGTTATCGCAAGAGGTCTTATCGATACCGATACAAAGTTTCGTATCAAAAGAATAGAAAAACCTGAAATTTTATTTGAAGATGAGAAGATTTTGGCCATCAACAAGCCGGCCCACATCACAAGTGAAGAGATCAAAGAGGATAGCGGGTACGAGTTGCTGCATCGCCTTGATAAAGAGACGAGCGGGGTGCTTCTTCTAGTCAAAAATGAAGCTTTTCGGAAAAAAGCGATCGAAGAGTTTCGCAAAAGCAGAGTCTATAAAGAGTATGTTGCATGGGTGGAAGGCATTGTCGCTGAACCTTATGAAATTGACTATCCGATACTAACAATCAAAAAAGATGGCAAAGCAAAATCGAGACTCTCAGCTTCCAAGGGAAAACCAGCAAAAACCTATGTGGAACCATTGGAGATCCATGGCAAAAAAAGCAAAGTCAAAGCGGTTATCGAGACAGGCAGGACGCACCAGATTCGTGTGCATTTAGCAAGAACCGATCATCCCATTTTGGGAGATACACTGTATGGTGGTAAACCATGGAAAAGAATGATGCTCCATGCAAAGCGGATAAAACTTTTTGATTATGAGTTTGAAGCGCCTGAACCGAAAGATTTTGACATTCAATAA